A DNA window from Malus domestica chromosome 12, GDT2T_hap1 contains the following coding sequences:
- the LOC103450815 gene encoding pentatricopeptide repeat-containing protein At1g63080, mitochondrial-like, with the protein MEGFCQNMVKDGCPDVEEALLAPIDVFVRHCRLSEAMRVLVNLKAGGFRPSIETFNGVLGALVKDKRDFRDVLFVYKEIVTAGIMPSIDTLNYLLEALLESGRIESAVDQYRRMKKKGCSPNSRTFEILMGSFIVKDRVDEAVIVFDEMLDLGCQPDLSFYSCIIPLFCQENKLEEGIRLFEMMRTSNFTADSLVYEVLLQSLCKNLRLDDAIKVLEEMMETGLTPPNNVFAIVVYVFCKLGKVDDAMKFLEDKQIMETSACNVLLEVCCSTGKFLKAEDLLVEMSERNVADCNSWNIVIRWLSEHARIREVRELLGRMVVSCSLPDCDTYSALVVCHCKMSNYRNAMDIFDHIRAKSWVLDHTSYSELVKGLCLGEMTHEATEVFCYMSSNRCSIEPSSFNMLIKDLCETGKVDEAARIQQLAYYSGTSSTSSTYSTIMLGLSKLDKVKDLLIVLSKMLVEGCSLDLDAYCVLIQSMSVQNRMKECLLLFNMMVDEGLIPDSERLFNLLSCIANYSQLHMISCSINKLTSDSNRPDCDNSSVDTVSNILAEGLDAT; encoded by the coding sequence ATGGAGGGGTTTTGTCAAAATATGGTGAAAGATGGGTGTCCCGATGTCGAAGAGGCGCTTTTGGCACCGATTGATGTGTTTGTTAGGCATTGCAGATTAAGTGAGGCAATGAGGGTGCTTGTGAATTTGAAAGCAGGTGGCTTTAGGCCTTCAATTGAGACATTTAATGGTGTATTGGGTGCCCTTGTGAAGGATAAGAGAGATTTTCGAGATGTTTTGTTCGTCTATAAGGAGATTGTGACGGCAGGAATCATGCCAAGtattgatactttgaattatttgtTAGAGGCATTGTTGGAGAGCGGCCGCATTGAGTCTGCTGTTGATCAGTatagaagaatgaagaagaaaggGTGTAGTCCTAACAGTAGGACTTTTGAGATTCTCATGGGATCCTTTATTGTAAAGGACCGAGTTGATGAAGCTGTTATTGTTTTCGATGAAATGCTTGATCTTGGTTGTCAGCCTGATTTGAGTTTTTATTCCTGCATAATACCTTTGTTTTGTCAGGAAAATAAACTGGAGGAGGGAATTAGATTGTTTGAAATGATGAGAACTTCTAATTTTACGGCAGATTCATTGGTTTATGAGGTTCTGTTGCAGTCTTTATGCAAGAACCTTAGATTGGATGATGCGATAAAGGTTTTAGAAGAGATGATGGAAACTGGGTTGACGCCGCCAAATAATGTCTTtgcaattgtagtatatgtgtTTTGTAAATTGGGGAAGGTAGACGACGCGATGAAGTTCTTGGAAGATAAGCAAATCATGGAAACTTCTGCCTGCAACGTACTGCTTGAAGTTTGCTGCAGTACTGGAAAATTTCTTAAGGCAGAAGATTTACTTGTGGAAATGTCTGAAAGAAATGTGGCTGATTGTAATTCTTGGAATATTGTTATCAGATGGCTCTCCGAGCACGCAAGGATTAGGGAAGTGCGTGAACTTCTTGGTAGAATGGTGGTTTCTTGTTCTCTTCCCGACTGTGACACATACTCGGCTCTAGTCGTTTGCCACTGCAAAATGAGCAACTACAGAAATGCTATGGATATATTTGATCATATTCGTGCCAAAAGCTGGGTTTTGGATCATACATCTTACTCTGAGCTTGTCAAAGGCCTTTGCCTAGGGGAAATGACTCATGAGGCTACTGAAGTGTTCTGTTACATGTCTAGTAATAGATGTTCGATCGAGCCTTCCTCGTTCAATATGTTGATCAAGGATTTGTGTGAGACAGGAAAGGTTGACGAAGCAGCAAGGATACAACAATTGGCCTATTATTCCGGTACTTCTTCTACCAGTTCAACTTACTCAACTATTATGCTTGGATTGTCAAAATTAGACAAGGTAAAAGATCTGCTGATAGTCCTCTCAAAAATGCTGGTGGAGGGTTGCAGTCTTGATTTGGATGCGTACTGCGTGCTCATACAAAGCATGAGTGTGCAGAATCGAATGAAAGAATGCTTATTGCTTTTCAATATGATGGTCGATGAGGGTCTTATACCTGATTCTGAGAGACTATTTAATCTACTCTCTTGTATAGCCAACTATTCTCAGTTGCACATGATTTCGTGTTCAATAAATAAACTTACTTCTGATAGTAACAGGCCGGACTGTGACAATTCTTCTGTAGATACCGTTAGCAACATCCTTGCAGAGGGCTTAGATGCAACATGA
- the LOC103451273 gene encoding probable proteasome inhibitor has product MASGKSVVALIKALKPAFRSGNDNDKVALAVHAYFLASGYDLTATGPHAFSPAALNSSSTDEVGIDGWNELEDQYAFVYVNLEEGSKKVRVKCLVMEHKLHVFCAVADGSSKHVELDVGNYVEETGGGNYSRQFKNMELLVKILDSLHPLSSETSESRCETSIRTEPAPQTHLSGRKRKQLDTLWEENKIPVNANSIASAGSVKVGKLEEEKVSVRNVYSTRRVKQKMGSGSDEAVGLGILLEDQAMHDKKPQDFPKTAANVPIPIPKSQPTPASQSDSVPVTDQILPTPVKKMSPRHLQDGEVYQGRLRGYDRK; this is encoded by the exons ATGGCGAGCGGCAAGTCAGTGGTGGCTCTGATCAAGGCCCTGAAGCCGGCATTCCGCTCCGGCAACGACAACGACAAAGTCGCCCTCGCCGTCCACGCCTACTTCTTGGCCTCCGGCTACGACCTCACCGCCACTGGTCCCCACGCCTTTTCCCCTGCCGCCCTCAACTCTTCTTCCACAG ATGAAGTGGGTATTGATGGATGGAACGAACTCGAAGACCAGTACGCATTCGTGTACGTGAACCTGGAAGAGGGTTCGAAGAAGGTCCGGGTCAAGTGCCTTGTGATGGAGCATAAACTGCATGTGTTTTGCGCTGTGGCTGATGGGTCTTCTAAGCATGTCGAACTAGA CGTTGGGAATTATGTAGAGGAAACCGGGGGCGGAAATTACTCTAGACAGTTCAAGAATATGGAGTTGCTGGTGAAAATTCTCGACTCTTTGCACCCCTTGAG TTCAGAAACAAGTGAGAGTCGCTGTGAGACGAGCATCAGAACTGAGCCTGCTCCTCAGACACATCTTTCAGG TCGCAAAAGAAAGCAGCTCGATACGCTCTGGGAGGAGAACAAAATTCCTGTTAACGCCAACAGCATTGCCAGTGCCGGTTCTGTCAAA GTCGGAAAACTTGAAGAGGAGAAAGTTTCTGTGCGGAATGTGTATAGCACAAGGCGAGTGAAGCAGAAGATGGGTTCGGGATCAGATGAAGCAGTTGGTCTCGGCATATTGCTTGAAGATCAAGCAATGCATGATAAGA AACCTCAAGATTTCCCTAAAACTGCTGCAAACGTCCCCATCCCCATCCCCAAGTCCCAGCCCACCCCAGCTTCTCAGTCTGATTCTGTCCCTGTAACGGATCAGATTCTACCAACACCGGTTAAAAAAATGAGTCCGCGCCATCTGCAAGACGGAGAAGTGTACCAAG GGAGGCTGCGAGGCTACGATAGAAAATAA
- the LOC103450813 gene encoding probable L-cysteine desulfhydrase, chloroplastic codes for MAEKIIMFFRYCVPQFLWPNLSFRVSRPSNRHYHNLNHNDPQTQVSVKPKPSSFITDTEIQSEFSHHAAGVARINNGSFGCCPASVISSLHQWQLKLLRQPDDFYLNELPNRILESRTVIKDLISAEDVEEVSIVDNVSTAVAMVLQQTAWSFVEGKFDKGDAVIMFRCTYGAVKNSIKAYFLRAGGCAIEVPFNFPVTSNEEIVSEFKTALGREKGMGRRVRLAVIDHVTCMPSFVMPVKELVKICKEEGVEQVLVDAAHAVGCVDVDMNEIRADFYTGNLYKWFFCPPAVAFVYCRKSVMTHLDLHHPVVSHDYGNGLVKETGWVGTRDYSPYLVLPSVMEFVNRFEGGAEGIRNRNHDAVVEMGKMLAEAWGTNLGCPPQMCSSMLMVGLPASLGVLSDEDAMKLWELLCKKFGVEVKIHYQNPKDGELAPITGYVRICHQIYNKFEDYCRLRDAINQLVRDDFNCGNLEIMRPEEVGPTNDR; via the exons ATGGCGGAGAAGATTATCATGTTTTTCCGTTACTGTGTTCCTCAATTCCTCTGGCCCAACCTTTCCTTTCGAGTTTCGAGACCCTCTAATCGCCATTACCATAACCTTAATCATAATGACCCCCAAACCCAAGTCTCCGTTAAGCCGAAACCCTCTTCCTTCATCACAGACACCGAAATCCAATCCGAATTCTCCCACCACGCTGCCGGCGTTGCCAGGATCAACAATGGCAGCTTCGGTTGCTGCCCTGCCTCCGTCATCTCTTCCTTGCACCAATGGCAGCTCAAATTGCTCCGCCAGCCCGACGACTTCTACTTGAACGAGCTTCCAAATAGGATACTTGAATCGAGAACAGTAATCAAAGACCTCATCAGTGCAGAAGATGTGGAGGAAGTCTCCATTGTGGATAATGTCAGCACTGCTGTTGCTATGGTCCTGCAGCAGACGGCATGGTCTTTCGTGGAAGGGAAATTTGACAAAGGAGATGCTGTCATCATGTTTCGCTGCACTTATGGGGCGGTGAAGAACTCAATCAAGGCCTATTTTTTGCGCGCTGGTGGGTGTGCGATCGAAGTTCCATTTAATTTTCCGGTGACTTCAAACGAGGAAATCGTGAGTGAATTCAAGACAGCTTTGGGGAGAGAAAAGGGTATGGGGAGGAGAGTGAGACTGGCGGTGATAGATCACGTTACTTGCATGCCAAGCTTTGTAATGCCGGTTAAGGAATTGGTTAAAATTTGCAAGGAAGAAGGTGTTGAGCAAGTTTTAGTTGATGCAGCTCACGCTGTTGGCTGCGTAGATGTGGACATGAACGAAATCAGAGCCGATTTTTATACAGGTAATTTGTATAAGTGGTTTTTCTGCCCGCCCGCGGTTGCATTCGTGTACTGCAGGAAATCAGTTATGACACATTTAGATTTGCATCATCCTGTTGTGTCTCATGACTATGGAAACGGATTGGTCAAAGAAACCGGTTGGGTTGGGACGAGGGATTATAGTCCCTATCTCGTTCTTCCTTCGGTTATGGAGTTTGTCAACAGATTCGAAGGCGGTGCAGAGGGAATCAGGAACCGGAATCATGATGCTGTGGTTGAGATGGGGAAGATGCTTGCAGAAGCTTGGGGAACCAATCTAGGGTGTCCGCCGCAAATGTGTTCGAGCATGCTGATGGTTGGATTGCCGGCCAGTTTGGGGGTTCTGAGTGATGAAGATGCTATGAAGTTGTGGGAACTTCTGTGCAAGAAATTTGGTGTGGAAGTGAAAATACATTATCAAAACCCGAAAGATGGAGAGCTTGCACCTATAACTGGGTACGTTCGAATCTGCCACcaaatttacaacaaatttgagGATTATTGCAGGCTCAGAGATGCAATCAACCAGCTCGTTCGCGATGACTTCAATTGCGGTAATCTTGAG ATCATGAGGCCTGAAGAAGTCGGTCCGACGAATGACAGGTGA
- the LOC103450818 gene encoding nuclear envelope-associated protein 2-like isoform X2 → MASISEKSLPLSPSSSLSSMSVHEFDPLLKDLDERKQSFRRNVVSLASELKDVRSRLASQERSFVKETLTRQEAETRAKILEEEISVMQKRLHQQLEASSSMAEKYLTEVDGPRSQLSATQATADISAASAQLAQLQCLALLKEIDEKNCSLKEQDDRVIKLGEQLDNLQKDIKAREFSQKQLKDEVLRVENDIMQAVAKAGVNRDCELRKILDEVSPKNIEKINKLLVVKDEEIAKLKDEIRVMLAHWKLKTKEFESQLEKQRRVDQELKKRVLKLEFCLQEARAQTRKLQRMGERRDKALKELRDQLQRGGGGAAAAERQNFWETSGFKIMMSMSMLVLVAFAKR, encoded by the exons ATGGCGTCGATTTCGGAGAAATCACTGCCTTTGTCACCTTCCTCATCACTGTCATCGATGTCGGTCCACGAATTTGATCCGTTGCTAAAAGATTTGGATGAGAGGAAGCAGAGTTTTCGCCGGAATGTGGTGTCGTTGGCATCGGAGTTAAAGGATGTCCGGAGCCGGTTAGCTTCTCAGGAGCGATCATTTGTTAAAGAAACCCTCACAAGACAG GAAGCAGAGACAAGGGCTAAAATCTTGGAAGAGGAGATTAGCGTAATGCAGAAGAGATTGCATCAGCAGCTTGAGGCCTCATCATCTATGGCCGAGAAG TACCTTACGGAAGTGGATGGTCCGAGATCGCAGCTTTCGGCCACTCAAGCAACTGCCGATATTAGTGCTGCAtcagctcaattggcacagcttCAGTGTTTAGCGCTTTTGAAGGAAATAGATGAAAAGAACTGCTCGTTAAAAGAGCAAGATGATCGTGTAATTAAACTAGGAGAGCAATTAGATAATCTGCAGAAGGATATTAAGGCAAGAGAGTTTTCCCAGAAGCAACTGAAAGATGAAGTTTTGAGAGTTGAGAATGACATTATGCAAGCTGTTGCGAAAGCAGGGGTGAACAGGGATTGCGAGCTGAGGAAAATATTAGATGAGGTTTCTCCGAAGAATATTGAGAAGATTAATAAGCTTTTAGTTGTTAAGGATGAAGAAATAGCAAAACTGAAAGATGAAATCAGGGTAATGTTAGCTCATTGGAAGCTCAAAACTAAGGAGTTTGAATCacag TTGGAGAAACAACGGCGAGTTGATCAGGAACTGAAAAAGAGGGTATTGAAATTAGAGTTTTGTCTCCAGGAAGCTCGTGCTCAAACACGAAAGCTTCAAAGG ATGGGTGAACGAAGAGACAAGGCTCTGAAAGAGCTCAGAGATCAGTTACAACGGGGTGGCGGTGGAGCTGCAGCTGCTGAAAGACAAAATTTTTGGGAAACCTCCGGTTTCAAAATCATGATGTCTATGTCCATGTTAGTCTTGGTGGCATTCGCGAAGAGATAA
- the LOC103450812 gene encoding probable L-cysteine desulfhydrase, chloroplastic, whose translation MASSPDHHLNGDPKTHISKKPKLSLNFITAAEIAAEFSHHDQNVARINNGSFGSCPASVIEAQQRWQLKYLAQPDHFYFNELQKGIHQSRTIIKELINADHVDEVSIVDNATTAAAIVLQQTAWGFSESKFDKGDAVVMLHYAYGAVKKSIEAYVTRAGGYVIEVPLPFPLKSNDEIIAEFKKALERGKANGRRVRLAVIDHITSMPCVVIPVEELVKICREEGVDQIFVDAAHSIGCTDVDMKRIGADYYTSNLHKWFFCPPSIAFLYCRKSPKCPELHHPVVSHEYGNGLAIESAWIGTRDYSPQLVVPSVLEFINRFEGGIEGIKKRNHETVVEMGQMLAKAWGTHLGCPPEMCASMIMIGLPACLGILSEKDTQELRTHLREKFGVEVPIYFRPPKNGEVESINGYCRISHQVYNKVDDYYKFRDAINQLVSEGFTCAQLSS comes from the coding sequence ATGGCCTCCTCGCCGGACCACCATCTCAACGGTGACCCCAAAACCCACATCTCAAAAAAACCCAAACTTTCCCTCAATTTCATCACCGCCGCCGAAATCGCCGCTGAATTTTCCCACCACGACCAGAACGTCGCCCGGATCAACAACGGCAGCTTCGGCTCCTGCCCGGCCTCCGTCATCGAAGCCCAGCAGCGGTGGCAGCTCAAATACCTCGCCCAGCCCGACCATTTCTACTTCAACGAGCTCCAGAAGGGCATCCACCAATCCAGAACCATAATCAAGGAGCTCATCAATGCAGACCACGTCGACGAGGTCTCAATCGTCGACAATGCCACCACCGCCGCCGCCATCGTGCTTCAGCAGACGGCCTGGGGGTTTTCTGAGAGCAAATTCGACAAAGGGGATGCTGTGGTGATGCTTCATTACGCTTATGGCGCCGTGAAGAAGTCGATTGAGGCGTACGTTACACGTGCCGGCGGGTATGTGATTGAAGTCCCTTTGCCTTTTCCTTTGAAATCAAATGATGAAATTATCGCTGAATTTAAGAAAGCTTTGGAGAGAGGGAAGGCTAATGGTAGGAGGGTTAGGCTAGCTGTGATTGATCATATTACTTCAATGCCATGTGTGGTTATACCTGTTGAAGAACTAGTTAAGATTTGTAGGGAAGAGGGTGTTGACCAGATTTTCGTAGATGCTGCTCATAGTATCGGGTGTACTGATGTCGATATGAAGCGAATTGGGGCGGATTATTATACTAGTAATTTGCATAAGTGGTTCTTTTGCCCGCCATCTATTGCGTTTTTGTACTGTAGGAAGTCCCCCAAGTGTCCAGAGTTGCACCATCCTGTTGTTTCTCATGAGTATGGTAATGGGTTGGCTATAGAAAGCGCTTGGATTGGGACTCGGGATTATAGCCCTCAATTGGTAGTGCCTTCGGTTTTGGAATTCATCAATAGGTTTGAAGGCGGTATTGAGGGCATCAAGAAGAGGAATCATGAGACCGTTGTTGAGATGGGGCAGATGTTGGCCAAGGCATGGGGAACGCATCTCGGGTGCCCTCCGGAGATGTGCGCCAGCATGATCATGATTGGGTTACCTGCTTGTTTGGGGATCTTGAGTGAGAAGGATACTCAAGAGTTAAGGACACATTTGAGGGAGAAATTTGGTGTTGAAGTTCCGATATATTTCCGACCACCCAAGAATGGGGAGGTTGAGTCAATAAATGGGTATTGTCGAATTTCTCATCAAGTGTACAACAAAGTTGACGACTATTACAAGTTCAGAGATGCAATTAATCAACTTGTTTCTGAGGGGTTCACTTGTGCCCAACTTTCTAGCTGA
- the LOC103450818 gene encoding nuclear envelope-associated protein 2-like isoform X1: MASISEKSLPLSPSSSLSSMSVHEFDPLLKDLDERKQSFRRNVVSLASELKDVRSRLASQERSFVKETLTRQASETRAKILEEEISVMQKRLHQQLEASSSMAEKYLTEVDGPRSQLSATQATADISAASAQLAQLQCLALLKEIDEKNCSLKEQDDRVIKLGEQLDNLQKDIKAREFSQKQLKDEVLRVENDIMQAVAKAGVNRDCELRKILDEVSPKNIEKINKLLVVKDEEIAKLKDEIRVMLAHWKLKTKEFESQLEKQRRVDQELKKRVLKLEFCLQEARAQTRKLQRMGERRDKALKELRDQLQRGGGGAAAAERQNFWETSGFKIMMSMSMLVLVAFAKR; this comes from the exons ATGGCGTCGATTTCGGAGAAATCACTGCCTTTGTCACCTTCCTCATCACTGTCATCGATGTCGGTCCACGAATTTGATCCGTTGCTAAAAGATTTGGATGAGAGGAAGCAGAGTTTTCGCCGGAATGTGGTGTCGTTGGCATCGGAGTTAAAGGATGTCCGGAGCCGGTTAGCTTCTCAGGAGCGATCATTTGTTAAAGAAACCCTCACAAGACAGgcat CAGAGACAAGGGCTAAAATCTTGGAAGAGGAGATTAGCGTAATGCAGAAGAGATTGCATCAGCAGCTTGAGGCCTCATCATCTATGGCCGAGAAG TACCTTACGGAAGTGGATGGTCCGAGATCGCAGCTTTCGGCCACTCAAGCAACTGCCGATATTAGTGCTGCAtcagctcaattggcacagcttCAGTGTTTAGCGCTTTTGAAGGAAATAGATGAAAAGAACTGCTCGTTAAAAGAGCAAGATGATCGTGTAATTAAACTAGGAGAGCAATTAGATAATCTGCAGAAGGATATTAAGGCAAGAGAGTTTTCCCAGAAGCAACTGAAAGATGAAGTTTTGAGAGTTGAGAATGACATTATGCAAGCTGTTGCGAAAGCAGGGGTGAACAGGGATTGCGAGCTGAGGAAAATATTAGATGAGGTTTCTCCGAAGAATATTGAGAAGATTAATAAGCTTTTAGTTGTTAAGGATGAAGAAATAGCAAAACTGAAAGATGAAATCAGGGTAATGTTAGCTCATTGGAAGCTCAAAACTAAGGAGTTTGAATCacag TTGGAGAAACAACGGCGAGTTGATCAGGAACTGAAAAAGAGGGTATTGAAATTAGAGTTTTGTCTCCAGGAAGCTCGTGCTCAAACACGAAAGCTTCAAAGG ATGGGTGAACGAAGAGACAAGGCTCTGAAAGAGCTCAGAGATCAGTTACAACGGGGTGGCGGTGGAGCTGCAGCTGCTGAAAGACAAAATTTTTGGGAAACCTCCGGTTTCAAAATCATGATGTCTATGTCCATGTTAGTCTTGGTGGCATTCGCGAAGAGATAA
- the LOC103450814 gene encoding uncharacterized protein: protein MEVKRVIAICQSGGEFLTEKDGTLSYRGLNAHAIDIDDQMKFDEFKLEVTEMFGCNNNMVFKYFLPGNKKTLITVSNDKDLHRMIKFHGDFATIDVYIMEEVAPPDVSNMPASRSSRTTLSETVVPVDASLDVVDFVGDTTQPDIPLNASLDVIDDASPIDAHIDIPTEISPVFPLVGPNDEKHAKGAQQWQNAITGVGQRFSSVHEFRESLRKYAIARQFAFRYKKNDSHRVTVKCKAEGCPWRIHASRLSTTQLICIKKMNPTHSCEGAAATTGHQATRSWVASIIKEKLKYMPNYKPKDIVNDIKQEYGIQLNYFQAWRGKEIAKEQLQGSYKEAYNQLPFFCDRIMETNPGSLATFTTKEDSSFHRLFVSFHASLYGFQQGCRPLLFLDSIPLKSKYQGTLLAATAADGDDEVFPVAFTVVDAETDDNWHWFLLQLKSAFSISCPVTFVADRQKGLKESIAEIFKDSYHGYCLRYLTEQLIRDLKGQFSHEVKRLMIEDFYGAAYAPRPENFQSCLESIKSISLEAYNWIIQTEPQKWANSFFQGARYNHMTSNFGELFYCWASDAHELPITQMVDVIRGKIMELIYSRREGSNEWLTRLAPSMEEKLEKETQKIRNLQVLLLAGGSRFEVHGDTTEVVDVDRWDCSCRGWQITGLPCCHAIAVIRCLGRSPYDYCSRYFTTESYRLTYSEPILPVPNVDIPVMKASSQVLVTVTPPPTRRPPGRPTTKKYGSQDMAKRQLQCSRCKGLGHNKSTCKESL from the exons ATGGAGGTGAAGAGAGTCATAGCAATTTGTCAGTCAGGGGGTGAATTCCTTACAGAGAAAGATGGTACATTGTCATATAGGGGCCTCAACGCTCATGCTATTGACATTGATGACCAGATGAAGTTTGATGAGTTTAAATTGGAGGTGACAGAAATGTTTGGTTGCAACAATAACATGGTCTTCAAGTACTTCCTCCCTGGCAACAAGAAGACCCTGATTACTGTTTCCAATGACAAGGATCTTCATCGCATGATCAAGTTCCATGGTGATTTTGCAACCATTGATGTTTATATTATGGAGGAAGTAGCTCCTCCTGATGTCTCGAACATGCCTGCCAGTAG GTCAAGCAGAACAACTCTGTCAGAAACTGTGGTTCCAGTTGATGCATCTCTCGATGTTGTGGACTTTGTGGGTGATACCACCCAGCCTGATATCCCACTCAATGCCTCGCTTGATGTTATCGATGATGCCAGCCCTATTGATGCACATATTGATATACCCACTGAAATATCACCCGTTTTCCCTCTTGTTGGCCCGAATGATGAGAAGCATGCTAAAGGTGCACAGCAGTGGCAGAATGCAATTACGGGTGTGGGCCAAAGATTCAGCAGCGTTCATGAATTTCGTGAATCGTTGCGCAAGTATGCCATTGCGCGTCAGTTCGCCTTTAGGTATAAGAAGAATGATAGTCATCGTGTGACTGTCAAGTGTAAGGCTGAAGGCTGCCCTTGGAGAATTCATGCATCAAGGTTGTCGACAACGCAGTTAATATGTATTAAGAAGATGAATCCAACGCATTCCTGCGAAGGCGCTGCTGCAACTACAGGGCATCAGGCGACAAGGAGTTGGGTGGCTAGTATAATTAAGGAGAAGTTAAAATATATGCCCAACTATAAGCCCAAGGATATTGTGAACGATATCAAGCAGGAATATGGAATACAGCTAAACTACTTCCAGGCCTGGCGTGGGAAAGAAATAGCAAAGGAGCAGCTTCAGGGTTCGTACAAAGAGGCATATAATCAGTTACCATTTTTCTGTGACAGGATAATGGAGACAAACCCTGGTAGTCTTGCTACTTTTACCACCAAGGAAGACTCCAGTTTCCATCGTCTCTTTGTCTCTTTCCATGCCTCATTGTATGGGTTCCAGCAAGGTTGCAGGCCTCTCCTTTTCCTGGATAGCATTCCCTTAAAATCAAAATATCAAGGCACATTGTTGGCTGCAACAGCTGCGGATGGGGATGATGAGGTTTTCCCTGTTGCGTTCACAGTGGTGGATGCAGAAACTGATGATAACTGGCATTGGTTTTTACTACAATTGAAATCTGCATTCTCAATATCTTGTCCCGTGACATTTGTGGCAGACAGACAGAAGGGATTGAAAGAATCAATTGCGGAAATATTTAAAGACTCATACCATGGCTATTGCCTGCGATATTTGACCGAGCAACTTATCAGGGACTTGAAAGGGCAGTTTTCTCATGAGGTCAAACGGCTCATGATTGAGGATTTTTATGGTGCTGCTTATGCACCTAGGCCCGAAAACTTTCAAAGTTGTcttgaaagcataaaaagcaTCTCACTGGAGGCTTACAATTGGATCATACAAACTGAGCCCCAGAAGTGGGCGAATTCATTCTTTCAAGGGGCTAGATATAACCACATGACATCAAACTTTGGAGAGCTGTTCTATTGTTGGGCATCGGATGCACACGAGTTACCAATAACACAGATGGTTGATGTGATCAGGGGTAAGATTATGGAGTTGATCTACTCAAGAAGGGAAGGATCTAATGAATGGTTGACGAGGCTTGCTCCATCCATGGAGGAAAAGCTAGAAAAGGAAACTCagaaaatcagaaacctccaAGTTCTACTGTTGGCTGGTGGTAGCAGATTTGAGGTTCATGGTGACACCACTGAAGTTGTAGATGTTGATCGCTGGGACTGTAGTTGTAGAGGGTGGCAGATAACTGGTTTGCCATGCTGTCATGCAATTGCTGTCATTCGTTGCTTGGGCAGGAGCCCATATGATTATTGTTCAAGATACTTTACCACCGAGAGCTATAGATTGACATACTCAGAACCAATACTTCCTGTTCCAAATGTAGACATACCTGTGATGAAGGCTTCTTCTCAAGTACTAGTGACCGTAACCCCTCCTCCCACCCGACGTCCACCAGGCAGGCCTACTACTAAGAAATATGGATCACAAGATATGGCTAAGCGTCAACTCCAGTGCAGCAGATGCAAGGGTCTTGGGCACAACAAGTCCACTTGCAAAGAGTCGTTGTAA
- the LOC103450811 gene encoding uncharacterized protein, producing the protein MALRQVLGFSDGELMRSDCKPCSRLMRQTAGIFTVGGSLGFWILCRLHYGPRITVPRSLRWAACGAVSVSSSTALLVRLFSPECEPQNIATYDKGK; encoded by the exons ATGGCGTTGAGGCAGGTTTTAGGGTTCTCGGATGGCGAGTTGATGAGGTCGGATTGCAAACCTTGTTCCAGATTGATGAGACAGACTGCCGGTATTTTCACTGTTGGCGGATCATTGGGATTCTGGATCCTTTGCCGATTGCATTACG GTCCGAGAATTACAGTTCCGAGGAGTCTTCGGTGGGCAGCTTGTGGAGCGGTATCTGTGAGCTCTTCCACTGCTTTGCTGGTTCGGTTGTTTAGTCCAGAGTGCGAGCCCCAAAACATAGCTACTTATGACAAGGGAAAGTAG